One window from the genome of Crassostrea angulata isolate pt1a10 chromosome 2, ASM2561291v2, whole genome shotgun sequence encodes:
- the LOC128172130 gene encoding uncharacterized protein LOC128172130, whose amino-acid sequence MRTLQLCLSMCVVILFCFPCDALNTTTVRSGKSTIGPVFVTVTEKPNQSDQRQVLIRFYGPPDTVLIVNEQKLNKVPDSDGDFVSEVDLENPVDFYLHVRLSSKATSEWLWINIIQDIGYYEIHPSCNLDVTSFDVGEITTYTIVVSECPGKPSGSLIDELYKNGERIYSKEYLIKEETQEYMQKSVTTVSFNRSRMMNDNVDLSLWFGLYHVSQDNLTPDFYRAYIIADQGNFLGANLER is encoded by the exons ATGAGGACTCTGCAGCTTTGCTTAAGTATGTGCGTGGTCATTCTGTTTTGTTTTCCTTGTGACGCGTTG AATACTACGACTGTAAGAAGTGGGAAATCAACGATTGGACCTGTATTTGTGACAGTCACCGAAAAACCAAATCAATCTGATCAGCGGCAAGTTTTGATCAGATTTTATGGACCTCCAGATACAGTGCTTATTGTTAACGAACAAAAACTTAATAAAGTTCCag ATTCAGATGGAGATTTTGTATCAGAGGTGGATCTTGAAAATCCCGTTGatttttacttacatgtaagaTTATCCTCTAAAGCCACGTCTGAATGGTTATGGATCAACATAATTCAGGACATTGGGTATTATGAAATACATCCAAGTTGTAACCTGGATGTCACCTCTTTCGATGTAGGAGAGATAACAACATACACCATCGTAGTATCAGAATGTCCCGGAAAACCCAGCGGAAGCCTTATCGACGAATTGTATAAAAATGGAGAACGCATCTATTCGAAAGAGTATCTGATAAAAGAAGAAACTCAGGAGTATATGCAGAAAAGTGTAACGACCGTAAGCTTTAATAGATCCAGAATGATGAACGACAATGTCGACCTGTCACTGTGGTTTGGTTTATATCATGTTTCACAGGACAACCTAACACCTGACTTTTATAGGGCATACATAATTGCTGATCAAGGCAATTTCCTCGGGGCAAACCTTGAACGTTGA
- the LOC128172131 gene encoding uncharacterized protein LOC128172131 → MRTLQLCLSIYVVILFCTGGETTTTKILRSKKSTIGPVFVTVTPKPNQLFQRQVLIKFKGPPDTSVSFEGRNITKVQDSDGEFVSEAEFYSRSDTKFLYFDTTSEMLGFGVDQPGHYELHPSCNVNINSTDVGELTTYTIQVTECQERTYGRLTRVVSRNGEIVVSDDNLKIEGNQEVLQGNATSVSFNRSRVMNEDEKLKYLILELVVFPKETFSSQIYRPRYEWRYTIIGSSKEDVVR, encoded by the exons ATGAGGACTCTGCAGCTTTGTTTAAGTATTTACGTGGTCATTTTGTTTTGTACTGGTGGTGAAACAACG ActactaaaattttaagaagTAAGAAATCAACGATTGGTCCTGTATTTGTGACAGTCACCCCGAAACCAAACCAACTCTTTCAACGGCAAGTTTTGATCAAATTCAAGGGACCTCCAGATACATCAGTTAGTTTTGAGGGACGAAATATTACAAAAGTTCAAG ATTCGGATGGAGAGTTTGTATCTGAGGCCGAGTTTTATTCGCGATCCGAtacaaaattcctttattttGACACCACTTCTGAGATGTTAGGGTTTGGAGTTGATCAGCCTGGACATTACGAACTACATCCCAGCTGTAACGTAAATATCAACTCTACCGATGTTGGAGAGTTAACAACATACACCATTCAAGTAACAGAATGTCAGGAAAGAACCTATGGACGTCTTACACGTGTGGTGTCGAGGAATGGAGAAATCGTCGTTTCGGATGATAATCTAAAAATAGAAGGAAACCAGGAGGTTTTGCAGGGAAATGCAACGTCAGTAAGCTTCAACAGATCCCGAGTGATGAACGaagatgaaaaattaaaatatttaattcttgAATTAGTAGTTTTTCCAAAAGAAACCTTTTCAAGTCAGATTTATCGACCTAGGTATGAATGGCGTTATACCATCATCGGGTCATCTAAAGAAGATGTAGTTCGTTAA
- the LOC128172132 gene encoding uncharacterized protein LOC128172132: protein MSATAMRILQLCLSICVVILFCDRGKTSNTTTLRSRKPTIGPVFLMVSRSPNQPNVMQVLIRFSGPPDTLAHAELYDDLDTVQVSGGDFVSVVDFEEGNENFILVLKSEATSERVIFNVRPVIGSYKINPNCNIDITSADVGEITTYTIVVSECPREETEGKLKQWGLWHKLFKGRKHIPSADYLTIEKNQQSTLGNVTTVSFNRSSLMNSNVDMLLTFYLSTYSQDTLVPWIEWNYILD from the exons ATGTCAGCAACAGCGATGAGGATTCTGCAGCTTTGTTTAAGTATCTGCGTGGTCATTTTGTTTTGTGATCGTGGCAAAACTTcg AATACTACGACTTTAAGAAGTCGGAAACCTACGATTGGGCCCGTATTTTTGATGGTCAGCCGAAGTCCAAACCAACCGAATGTAATGCAAGTTTTGATAAGATTTTCTGGGCCTCCAGATACATTGGCTCATGCTGAATTATATGACGATCTTGATACAGTTCAAG tTTCTGGTGGGGATTTTGTATCAGTGGTCGATTTTGAAGAAGGGAATGAGAATTTTATCTTAGTACTTAAATCTGAAGCAACTTCCGAAAGGGTGATTTTCAATGTGCGTCCGGTCATTGGATCCTATAAAATAAACCCAAATTGTAACATAGATATCACCTCTGCTGATGTTGGAGAGATAACAACATACACCATCGTAGTATCAGAATGTCCCAGAGAAGAAACTGAGGGGAAATTGAAACAATGGGGGCTGTGGCATAAATTGTTCAAAGGGAGAAAACACATTCCATCAGCAGATTATCTGACCATAGAAAAAAACCAGCAGTCAACGCTGGGAAATGTAACGACCGTAAGCTTCAACAGATCCAGCCTGATGAACAGCAATGTCGATATGCTATTGACTTTTTATTTATCTACTTATTCACAAGACACCCTAGTACCTTGGATTGAATGGAATTACATCTTAGATTAA